The Comamonas testosteroni genome contains the following window.
GCGTGGTCTTGCCCGAGGATTCGGGACCGTAGATTTCGATCACGCGACCACGGGGCAGACCACCTACGCCCAGAGCGATGTCCAGACCCAGAGAGCCGGTGGAGACGACCTGAATGTCTTCGATGGCTTCACCTTCACCGAGCTTCATGATGGTGCCCTTGCCGAACTGCTTTTCGATCTGGGCCAGGGCTGCAGCCAGGGCTTTGGCTTTTTCGCTGTTGGCGTCGTTGGTCTTGGCGATAGCGTTCATATCAGGCTCCGGAGTAGGTGAATGACTGTCTGTGGCCAGTCCTGTTTTTGCATTCAGGCTGGATGCTTGAACAGTAGTTTAGAGGCCAATACTGCATATTTATTGAAATATTTAGTCAGTTTGCCTTACTATTTATCCATGTCAGAAATAGCCCACGTCACCCCGCCCGCCGATGCCTGGCGCCAGACCCATCTGGGCCGTTTGCTCGGCCATGCCATGCGCCGCTTCGATGCGCGCGTGCTGCAGCTCATGGCGCGCGCAGTGGAGGTGCCGCTGGCGCTATCCAACCTGGCGGCGCGCGACAAGGTGGGGGCAGCCCATATCCACATCACACGCCATCTGTCGCTGGCAGGCGACCGGCTCACCGATCTGGCCGACAAGGCCGGTAT
Protein-coding sequences here:
- a CDS encoding MarR family winged helix-turn-helix transcriptional regulator; its protein translation is MSEIAHVTPPADAWRQTHLGRLLGHAMRRFDARVLQLMARAVEVPLALSNLAARDKVGAAHIHITRHLSLAGDRLTDLADKAGMTKQAMADLVTQCEAWGLVTRETDPHDARARRVRFTDAGLAWLQAFHDAVSQAEAEFREAVGADVATVVALGLEAYAEGY